TTCTTTTCCCTCCTCGTAATGCACCCATAAAGCAGATGAGCGAAAAACAATAAGTGTAAGCAAGAGAATAATAATGAATAATACCCAAGCAATAGCAGAGGCATAGCCCATTTTATAGAACCGGAATGCATTCTGGAACAGATAAGGAACTACCATCTGACTTGCGTTATCTGGACCTCCCGAAGTTACGATAAAGACCTGAGCGAAAGTCTGAAGAGCCCCGATAATACCCGTAACCAGATTGAAGAAAATTACAGGAGTAAGCATTGGAAAGGTAATGGAAAAAAAACTTTGTTTACTTGATGCCCCATCAATAGCTGAAGCCTCATAAAGTTCCGGCGGTATTCCTTTCATTCCAGCGAGAAGTAGTACCACCCCTCCACCAACTCCCCACAGCGACATTACAACGAGAGCAAGTTTCACCCAGTTGGCATCAAGCAGCCATGCCGGACCCTGAATACCAAATAGCGCAAGCCCTTGATTAATCAGCCCCTCAGTCGGAGCGAACAATTGAATGAACAGCAATGAAGCAGCTACAACCGGAACTACCGAAGGCAAATAATAGAGCACCCGGAAGAAGGTGATTCCTTTTAGCTTCTTATTCAAATAGTAGGCAATCCAGAGTGAGATAGACATTCCCAAGGGAACGGCAATAAATGAATAATAAAATGTATTCCATAGAGACTTCCAAAAGATAGGATCATCCGTTAGTAGGTTTTTATAATTATCAATGCCAATAAAATTGGCGGACTGAAATAAATCCCAGTCTGTAAAGCTCATATAAATAGAGAACAGAATCGGCCCTAAAGTCAAAGCTATAAAACCAATTAACCATGGGGAGATAAAAAGATAAAACCATCGTCCATCCTTGTTTTTCATAAGAGCACCTCCACTTTTACTTCTAAAATAAATTTCACTTTAAGTAAGAGCAGGGATCAGCCATAACAGCCAATCCCTTGCCCAAGTGAATTTCAACTCGACAACTGCTCTTTTATTTATAGAGCTTTTCCAGTCCTTGCTGAATTTGTTTGACTGTATCGTCAAGCGCTACTTTATTGGAGAAGTAAGGACCGAGCTTATCATCAATGACCTTCATCATTTCGTTCCACTTTGGATTAAGTGGTTGTTTATACAGTTTGGAATCGCTAAAGGCATTCATGTTTATCTTTTTACCGCCGTATTCTGCATTGACAAATGCGTCACTCGAAAGTGCAGCCTTCGTAGCTGGAGCATCCTGGCCACTTTTAATGATTGGCATTTGAGC
This window of the Paenibacillus sp. FSL R10-2734 genome carries:
- a CDS encoding sugar ABC transporter permease; protein product: MKNKDGRWFYLFISPWLIGFIALTLGPILFSIYMSFTDWDLFQSANFIGIDNYKNLLTDDPIFWKSLWNTFYYSFIAVPLGMSISLWIAYYLNKKLKGITFFRVLYYLPSVVPVVAASLLFIQLFAPTEGLINQGLALFGIQGPAWLLDANWVKLALVVMSLWGVGGGVVLLLAGMKGIPPELYEASAIDGASSKQSFFSITFPMLTPVIFFNLVTGIIGALQTFAQVFIVTSGGPDNASQMVVPYLFQNAFRFYKMGYASAIAWVLFIIILLLTLIVFRSSALWVHYEEGKENG